In one window of Legionella fallonii LLAP-10 DNA:
- the gorA gene encoding glutathione-disulfide reductase: MKTHHFDLIVLGGGSGGIASAVRAAKYGAKVAVIERNHLGGTCVNLGCVPKKIMFNASLVAETMHKCSNYEFSPVELKLNWKKLVSKRNSYIARLRENYAKRLKEHHITHINGTGMFESAQSILVDNTTYQAEHIIIATGGEPSLPIIEGIQHAIDSDGFFALTRQPRKVAVIGSGYIGVELAGVLHGLGSETHLLLRGSRPLSRFDHMLGDTLLEIMKQQGIYIHQNHKAQAIHLHSDGRKAIACQSGSIIQDIDVIIAAVGRKPRTAHLNLSKIAVKTDSQGLIEVDAFQNTTVKGIYAIGDVTKAPALTPVAVAAGRRLADRLFGKQPDAHLNYDNICSVVFSHPPVGSVGLSEQDAINLHGQENIKIYQTRFNPLYDALSDDKTPTAMKLVTLGKEEKIIGLHVIGYGADEMLQGFGVAVKMGACKKDFDNTVAIHPTSAEEFVTMV; this comes from the coding sequence ATGAAAACTCATCATTTTGATCTTATCGTTTTAGGTGGTGGCAGTGGCGGAATTGCCAGCGCGGTGCGAGCGGCTAAATATGGAGCAAAAGTAGCTGTTATAGAACGCAATCATCTAGGAGGTACCTGTGTCAATTTAGGGTGTGTACCTAAAAAAATCATGTTCAATGCTTCTCTTGTTGCTGAAACGATGCATAAATGCAGTAATTATGAATTTTCTCCCGTTGAACTGAAGCTAAATTGGAAAAAACTTGTTAGTAAACGTAATTCGTATATCGCGCGCTTAAGGGAGAATTACGCTAAGCGTTTAAAAGAGCACCACATCACTCATATTAATGGCACCGGAATGTTTGAGAGTGCACAATCTATTCTGGTCGATAATACGACTTATCAAGCGGAACATATTATTATTGCCACTGGAGGAGAGCCTTCCTTACCTATAATCGAGGGAATCCAACATGCCATTGACTCTGATGGATTTTTTGCTCTTACTAGACAGCCGAGAAAAGTAGCAGTTATTGGCAGTGGTTATATTGGTGTAGAGTTAGCTGGCGTGCTCCATGGACTAGGTAGCGAAACGCATCTATTACTACGCGGCAGTAGACCTTTAAGTCGCTTTGATCATATGTTAGGAGATACCTTGCTTGAAATTATGAAGCAGCAAGGTATTTACATTCATCAAAACCATAAAGCCCAGGCTATTCATTTACACAGTGATGGAAGAAAAGCAATCGCATGCCAAAGTGGTTCGATTATTCAAGACATTGATGTCATTATCGCAGCTGTAGGGCGAAAACCAAGAACAGCTCATTTGAATCTGTCAAAAATAGCAGTCAAAACTGATTCTCAAGGCCTAATTGAAGTAGATGCTTTTCAAAATACAACGGTAAAAGGGATTTATGCTATAGGTGATGTTACCAAAGCACCCGCACTAACACCGGTGGCAGTCGCAGCTGGTCGACGATTAGCCGACAGACTCTTCGGCAAACAACCCGATGCCCATTTAAATTATGATAATATATGCTCTGTTGTATTTAGTCATCCTCCTGTTGGCTCAGTAGGACTTAGTGAGCAGGATGCAATAAATCTGCATGGACAAGAAAATATTAAAATTTATCAAACACGTTTTAACCCACTCTATGATGCATTAAGTGATGATAAGACCCCTACAGCAATGAAGTTAGTTACCTTAGGCAAAGAAGAAAAAATAATAGGATTACATGTCATTGGCTATGGCGCTGATGAAATGTTACAAGGTTTTGGGGTAGCGGTAAAAATGGGGGCCTGTAAAAAAGATTTTGATAACACAGTAGCCATTCATCCGACTAGTGCTGAAGAATTTGTAACTATGGTATAA
- a CDS encoding gamma carbonic anhydrase family protein: MSHSIRTFQGKTPNIGKNVYIDPSAVVIGNVTLGDDVSVWPMAVIRGDVNSITIGNACSIQDGAILHVTHDGPYTAGGKPLILGQGITIGHQAVLHGCTIDDYCLIGMGALVLDAVHVKERVMIGAGSIVTPGKILESGYLYLGNPARPVRKLTSIELEQLEYSAQHYVRLKNLYLDA, encoded by the coding sequence ATGTCACATTCAATTCGAACTTTTCAGGGTAAAACCCCTAATATAGGTAAGAACGTCTATATTGATCCTAGTGCTGTTGTTATAGGGAACGTCACGTTAGGCGATGATGTTTCTGTTTGGCCAATGGCAGTAATTCGTGGTGATGTAAACTCCATCACAATAGGCAATGCATGCAGTATTCAAGATGGTGCTATCCTACACGTCACTCATGATGGTCCTTATACCGCGGGAGGAAAACCGCTAATCTTAGGCCAAGGGATCACCATAGGTCATCAAGCAGTTCTGCATGGCTGTACTATAGATGATTATTGCCTCATCGGTATGGGAGCTTTAGTTTTAGATGCAGTACACGTGAAAGAACGCGTCATGATAGGTGCCGGAAGCATAGTAACTCCTGGAAAAATCCTGGAAAGTGGCTATTTATACCTAGGAAATCCAGCTCGGCCTGTACGAAAATTAACTTCTATAGAATTAGAACAATTAGAATACTCAGCCCAACATTATGTGAGGCTCAAAAATCTTTATTTAGATGCATAA
- the dnaX gene encoding DNA polymerase III subunit gamma/tau, whose product MSYLALARKWRPRTFSQLVGQEHINKALINALNQQRLHHAYLFTGTRGVGKTSVARILAKALNCEIGISATPCLQCDACLAIEQGRFIDLIEIDGASKTRVEDTRELLDNVQYAPASGRFKIYLIDEVHMLSQHSFNALLKTLEEPPLHVKFILATTDPQKLPVTILSRCLQFNLKHLSVELISQQLELILKDEHLDYETLALNILAQAAHGSMRDALSLLDQAITSCDVKLLANDVKMILGYTQQDYAIKLIQALAEQNATNLLQLSQQIANEGGHFQYVLDELLNYFHLINIYQNIGDQNALISPSMEVKSLANQFSKEDIQLFYQIALKGCEEIHLAPTLAIGFNMTMLRMLTFKPAPPANTPPLAFQQNSSTAPSTTDKAPPQNATKNTERAVSENTLNRTNEQDDTVNKESAEPISPVMGNLLPVPSITTKAETKHAAPQTEQNTPLVHEDLNTAPVPQSPSAEGTFLQPNKIDDWNSIVSQLKLAGLALNAIENAEFVAKNGRDIILKVAKGHQSLFSPTILSRIEAALANYYQTPVKITLQSNDAVHATPAQHKEKLTQEKQQGAEQALQNDPLLQQIKKEFSAELVKNSIVPLKDDL is encoded by the coding sequence ATGAGTTATCTGGCACTTGCCCGTAAATGGCGACCACGCACTTTTTCTCAGCTGGTTGGCCAAGAACATATAAATAAAGCATTGATCAACGCGTTGAATCAACAACGGTTACATCATGCTTATCTTTTTACTGGTACCCGCGGTGTAGGTAAAACCAGTGTCGCAAGAATTTTAGCTAAAGCACTTAATTGTGAAATAGGGATCAGCGCAACTCCATGCTTACAATGCGACGCATGTCTTGCTATAGAGCAGGGTCGATTTATTGATCTGATTGAAATTGATGGTGCATCTAAAACACGTGTAGAAGATACTCGCGAATTACTAGATAATGTGCAATATGCACCTGCTAGTGGACGATTCAAGATCTACCTGATTGACGAAGTGCACATGCTCTCACAACACAGTTTTAATGCCCTATTAAAAACCTTAGAAGAGCCGCCTCTCCATGTGAAATTTATCCTAGCAACCACTGATCCACAAAAACTACCAGTCACTATTTTATCCCGTTGCTTACAATTTAATCTCAAACATCTTTCAGTGGAGCTAATAAGCCAACAGCTAGAATTAATTCTGAAAGATGAGCACCTTGATTATGAAACTCTAGCACTAAATATCTTGGCTCAAGCGGCTCACGGTAGTATGCGTGATGCCTTAAGTTTATTAGATCAAGCAATTACCAGCTGCGATGTAAAATTGCTGGCTAATGATGTGAAAATGATTTTGGGTTATACCCAACAAGATTATGCAATAAAATTGATCCAGGCATTAGCAGAGCAAAACGCCACTAATCTATTGCAGTTAAGCCAACAAATTGCTAATGAGGGTGGTCATTTTCAATATGTTCTTGATGAGTTACTTAATTATTTTCATCTAATTAATATCTATCAAAATATTGGCGATCAAAATGCTTTAATTAGCCCGTCAATGGAAGTTAAATCGCTTGCTAACCAATTCTCTAAAGAAGATATCCAATTATTTTATCAAATTGCGCTAAAAGGATGCGAGGAAATCCATCTTGCACCAACGTTAGCCATAGGTTTTAACATGACGATGTTACGCATGTTAACCTTTAAGCCTGCGCCTCCAGCAAATACTCCCCCATTAGCATTTCAACAAAATAGCTCAACCGCCCCGAGCACAACGGATAAAGCGCCACCACAAAATGCTACCAAGAACACTGAAAGAGCCGTATCTGAAAATACTCTTAACCGTACCAATGAACAAGATGATACTGTTAATAAAGAGAGTGCCGAACCAATTTCTCCTGTTATGGGGAATCTCCTTCCTGTGCCGTCTATAACAACGAAAGCAGAAACAAAACACGCGGCGCCTCAAACAGAGCAAAATACACCACTAGTTCATGAGGATTTGAACACAGCCCCAGTCCCCCAGTCGCCCTCAGCAGAAGGGACTTTTTTGCAACCTAATAAAATAGATGATTGGAATAGCATAGTATCACAACTCAAATTAGCTGGATTGGCACTCAATGCAATTGAAAATGCAGAGTTTGTGGCTAAGAATGGACGAGATATTATTCTAAAAGTGGCCAAAGGCCATCAATCCTTATTCAGCCCAACAATTCTCTCGCGCATTGAAGCTGCTCTGGCCAATTACTATCAAACCCCAGTCAAAATCACTCTACAAAGTAATGATGCAGTACATGCAACACCAGCTCAACACAAAGAAAAATTAACTCAGGAAAAACAGCAAGGAGCAGAACAGGCATTACAGAATGATCCCTTGCTACAACAGATTAAAAAAGAATTTTCAGCCGAATTGGTCAAAAATTCTATTGTCCCGCTCAAAGATGACTTATAA
- a CDS encoding YbaB/EbfC family nucleoid-associated protein produces MDINQNLGNLMKEAQKMQQRMQEAQQQLSQLVVSGESGGGMVSIKMNGRHDVTEVKIKPTLMDEDVEMLEDLVAAAVNDAVRKIEKASKDKISQLTAGLNIPTDLMGGDKGE; encoded by the coding sequence ATGGATATTAATCAAAATCTTGGTAACTTGATGAAAGAAGCTCAAAAGATGCAACAACGCATGCAAGAAGCTCAACAACAATTAAGTCAATTAGTTGTCAGTGGCGAATCTGGCGGTGGCATGGTATCGATTAAAATGAATGGCCGACATGATGTTACAGAAGTCAAAATCAAACCAACACTAATGGATGAAGATGTTGAAATGTTAGAAGATTTAGTTGCTGCAGCAGTGAATGATGCTGTGCGTAAAATTGAAAAAGCATCTAAAGATAAAATTAGCCAATTAACAGCTGGTCTGAACATTCCAACTGATTTGATGGGTGGAGATAAAGGGGAATAA
- the recR gene encoding recombination mediator RecR, producing MDTLSRLVDALRCLPGVGPKSAQRMVFHLLQHQRQRGLHLASCLEQAMNSIVYCERCNNYTEHTLCNLCQNLNRDSSLLCVVESPADVSAIEQSNAFQGKYFVLMGKISPLDGLGPDDIGLPKLKNLIIQEGIKEVILALSPSVEGQTTVHFIHQLLREESINISQLAHGIPSGGELEFLDSNTIGSALRNRAVINV from the coding sequence ATGGATACTCTAAGCCGCCTGGTAGACGCTCTTCGCTGTCTTCCTGGCGTAGGACCAAAATCAGCTCAACGTATGGTGTTTCATTTATTGCAACATCAAAGACAGCGGGGTTTGCACCTCGCTTCTTGCTTAGAGCAGGCAATGAATTCTATTGTTTATTGTGAACGGTGCAATAATTACACCGAGCATACGTTATGTAATTTGTGCCAGAATCTCAATAGAGACTCCTCTCTACTTTGTGTAGTAGAAAGCCCTGCCGATGTATCTGCCATAGAACAAAGTAACGCCTTTCAAGGTAAATATTTTGTGCTTATGGGAAAAATATCTCCTCTTGATGGACTTGGACCAGATGATATAGGTTTACCTAAGTTAAAAAACTTGATTATCCAGGAAGGAATTAAAGAGGTTATTCTTGCTTTAAGCCCTAGTGTTGAAGGACAAACTACTGTGCATTTCATTCATCAACTCTTGCGTGAGGAATCGATTAATATTAGCCAATTAGCTCACGGAATACCCTCAGGTGGGGAATTAGAGTTTTTAGATAGCAACACCATAGGAAGTGCACTCCGTAACAGAGCAGTAATTAATGTGTAG
- a CDS encoding DUF547 domain-containing protein, protein MCRISPRYNYIKLCISLLILFFFTGFAHASFHKSLWPKWEVHNPLSQEVISHKLWQEFLDRCVITNEEKINLVNYTKLTPNDIDLLKEYIQQMSQINIDNYNRHEQLAYWINFHNALTIYTVARYYPVSNIQEINISPGLFSVGPWGANLVTIDNNVLSLDDINNRIIRSIWNDPRTHYALNNGTIGAPNLNKQAYQGLTIEQQLNEAAVTYINSLRGVQVIEGKLIISKLYDWYEEDFGGTKQGVITHLLQFAQEPLLSQLKHTNSIDSYIYNWHLNSPADTIS, encoded by the coding sequence ATGTGTAGAATAAGCCCACGATATAATTATATAAAACTATGTATTTCGCTCTTGATATTATTCTTTTTTACAGGATTTGCCCACGCCTCTTTCCATAAAAGTCTGTGGCCTAAATGGGAAGTGCATAATCCTCTATCTCAAGAAGTTATTTCTCATAAACTCTGGCAGGAATTTCTTGATCGTTGTGTAATTACCAATGAAGAAAAAATTAATTTAGTTAATTATACCAAATTAACTCCGAATGACATAGATTTACTCAAAGAGTACATCCAACAAATGTCTCAGATTAACATAGATAATTATAATCGCCATGAACAACTAGCTTATTGGATCAATTTTCATAATGCCTTGACCATATATACCGTCGCGAGATATTACCCAGTGAGTAATATTCAAGAAATCAATATTTCACCTGGTTTATTCAGTGTCGGTCCTTGGGGAGCTAATCTAGTCACCATAGACAATAATGTTTTATCGCTTGACGACATCAATAATAGAATTATTCGTTCCATTTGGAATGATCCCCGTACCCACTATGCGTTAAATAATGGAACTATTGGCGCCCCTAATCTCAATAAACAAGCATATCAAGGTTTGACTATAGAACAGCAACTCAACGAAGCCGCTGTAACGTACATTAATTCGCTCAGAGGGGTTCAAGTCATTGAAGGTAAATTGATCATTTCTAAACTATATGATTGGTATGAAGAGGATTTTGGCGGAACCAAACAGGGGGTCATCACCCATTTATTGCAGTTTGCCCAAGAACCTCTGCTAAGCCAATTAAAACATACTAATAGCATTGATAGTTATATTTACAACTGGCATTTAAATAGTCCAGCTGACACTATTTCATGA
- a CDS encoding sulfatase-like hydrolase/transferase: protein MLIVLCLSSLGIIFLLLNSLCYRKNLCAAILVSVIISIFIFTSHYFATESNREQQSQPNIIMLGIDSLSPESINKDNMPFLHQLLSNSMQFTNAISPLARTYPAWTSMLTGLYAEHHHAEENLVPKQFIESKKSIIWMLDKQGYDTIYATDDRRFNSIDKDFGFKQIIGPKLGVNDILLGTFNDFPLSNLLINACISARFFPYNYINRASFFSYYPSSFDSKLRSQLSLSQDKQPLFLAVHFTLPHWPYAWAESSPEEVNNEFSILKRARLYQSALRRVDKQFASFFNFLQKNHYFHNSIVIILSDHGEVIYSPNTRLTNYQNYQGTPPSRFAQYLQDKTATVLNKSAGHGSDILSPKQYHSVLAFNIYKNGKRITSNHKINTRIALIDIAPTILDFLHLKNQYSMDGISLLPAILNPQAQLPERAFFIESGMFPNQLLSKEKAMEIGKEFYTVNPNSDELEIKQNKLKYFDDQKLYGIISGNWVLALYPDDRTYIAVIQNLSNGEWTDDLHSTFAQKTPASVLSQQLYHFYGKKLFLPLP, encoded by the coding sequence ATGTTAATCGTGTTATGCCTTTCATCTCTGGGGATAATTTTTTTATTACTCAATAGTCTTTGTTATCGCAAAAATCTATGTGCCGCGATCTTGGTGTCGGTTATCATTTCCATCTTTATCTTTACCAGTCATTATTTTGCTACGGAATCAAATCGAGAACAGCAATCTCAACCGAACATTATTATGCTAGGAATTGACTCATTAAGCCCGGAAAGCATTAATAAAGACAATATGCCATTTCTACATCAACTACTCAGCAATAGCATGCAATTTACCAACGCGATTAGTCCATTAGCCAGAACCTATCCTGCGTGGACGAGCATGCTTACCGGTTTATATGCGGAACATCATCATGCTGAAGAAAATTTAGTCCCTAAACAATTTATAGAAAGTAAAAAAAGTATTATTTGGATGCTAGATAAACAAGGCTATGACACCATTTATGCAACAGATGATCGAAGATTCAACAGCATTGATAAGGACTTTGGATTTAAACAAATTATCGGTCCCAAACTGGGCGTTAATGATATCTTACTAGGTACATTCAATGATTTTCCACTCAGTAACTTACTGATTAATGCATGTATCAGCGCACGATTTTTCCCTTATAACTACATCAACAGAGCCAGCTTTTTTTCCTATTATCCCAGCTCATTTGACAGCAAATTACGAAGCCAGTTGTCTCTATCACAAGACAAGCAACCGCTTTTTTTAGCGGTACATTTTACTCTCCCCCATTGGCCCTATGCATGGGCTGAATCGTCACCAGAAGAAGTGAACAATGAATTCAGTATCCTAAAACGTGCTCGGTTGTATCAAAGTGCGCTGCGCCGAGTAGACAAGCAATTCGCTTCATTTTTTAATTTTTTACAAAAAAATCATTATTTTCATAACAGCATAGTAATTATATTAAGCGACCATGGAGAGGTTATATATTCCCCCAATACACGATTGACTAATTATCAAAATTACCAAGGAACACCACCAAGCCGATTTGCTCAATACCTTCAGGATAAAACAGCAACGGTACTCAATAAAAGTGCGGGACATGGCTCAGATATATTAAGCCCCAAACAATATCACAGTGTATTGGCGTTTAATATTTACAAGAATGGCAAAAGAATAACGTCAAATCATAAAATAAATACGCGAATAGCTCTTATTGATATTGCTCCTACGATCCTTGATTTTCTTCATCTCAAAAATCAATACAGCATGGATGGTATTTCCTTATTACCAGCTATTCTGAATCCACAAGCCCAGTTGCCAGAAAGGGCTTTCTTTATTGAAAGCGGCATGTTTCCTAATCAACTGCTCTCCAAAGAAAAAGCCATGGAAATAGGAAAAGAATTTTATACGGTTAATCCCAACAGTGACGAGCTGGAAATCAAACAGAATAAGCTAAAGTATTTTGATGATCAAAAATTATATGGAATTATTAGCGGTAACTGGGTATTAGCTCTTTATCCAGACGATAGAACTTATATAGCAGTTATACAAAATCTTTCTAATGGAGAGTGGACCGACGATTTACACAGCACTTTTGCACAAAAAACACCTGCAAGTGTACTCTCTCAACAGCTTTATCATTTTTATGGAAAGAAATTGTTTCTCCCTCTTCCTTAA
- a CDS encoding winged helix-turn-helix domain-containing protein, with the protein MSQGHYLLFIDPTPVSEDLKDYFLKFNLDIIQQSALHPIHLEKEMPTAILIHWSILQPDPKAIHQLYNNYPVPLLVINDVVNEEMCISMLEAGADDCVTKPLYPRELHARINAISRRVLRTQQKIDHEKEVIMFTNWRLYPASRQVFGDNNQELLLSAGEYDLLLTFVQQPQRILDREFLLQITKNSDLNPFDRRIDVQISRLRQKIEADAKKPALIKTIRNGGYMFTARVVSLKERDVEG; encoded by the coding sequence ATGTCACAAGGCCATTATTTGCTATTTATTGACCCGACACCGGTCAGTGAAGACCTAAAGGATTATTTTTTAAAGTTTAATTTAGATATAATTCAGCAGAGTGCATTACACCCTATACATCTAGAAAAAGAAATGCCTACTGCGATTTTAATTCATTGGTCCATTTTACAACCGGATCCCAAAGCAATTCATCAACTTTACAATAACTATCCAGTGCCTCTACTCGTCATCAATGACGTTGTCAATGAAGAAATGTGTATTTCTATGCTTGAGGCGGGAGCAGATGATTGCGTTACTAAACCGCTTTATCCTCGCGAATTACACGCTCGAATCAATGCCATTTCTCGGCGAGTTCTGCGCACCCAACAAAAAATAGACCACGAAAAAGAAGTAATTATGTTCACCAATTGGCGCTTATATCCAGCTTCTCGCCAAGTCTTTGGAGATAACAACCAAGAGTTGCTCTTAAGTGCGGGAGAATATGATTTATTACTGACTTTTGTCCAACAACCGCAACGTATACTCGATAGAGAGTTTCTCTTACAAATCACTAAAAATAGTGACCTTAATCCCTTTGATCGGCGAATAGACGTACAAATAAGTCGCTTACGGCAAAAAATAGAGGCAGATGCCAAAAAGCCGGCTTTAATTAAAACCATTCGTAATGGAGGATATATGTTTACTGCTAGAGTGGTTTCTCTAAAAGAAAGAGACGTAGAAGGATAG